In the Aneurinibacillus soli genome, one interval contains:
- a CDS encoding DUF1292 domain-containing protein, which translates to MEMENMEVNVGEYITITDEESGQEIEFLIMYIFEIEDRTYLCLVPADQEEEEEYEVEFMRYDGSDMLHPIENDEEWEQVEATFETLMNELDNEEV; encoded by the coding sequence ATGGAAATGGAAAACATGGAAGTAAACGTTGGGGAATACATCACAATTACAGATGAAGAATCAGGTCAGGAGATTGAATTCCTGATTATGTACATCTTCGAAATTGAAGACCGCACATATCTCTGCCTTGTGCCGGCTGATCAGGAAGAAGAGGAAGAGTACGAAGTAGAGTTTATGCGCTATGACGGCTCTGACATGCTTCACCCGATCGAGAACGATGAAGAATGGGAACAGGTTGAAGCGACATTTGAAACGCTGATGAACGAACTCGATAACGAGGAAGTATAA
- the mltG gene encoding endolytic transglycosylase MltG produces MRQIAKLMGGILLLFAVLVGGMGYYVYSGLQPVEENKGQKKIIEIPPSSSTTEIGQILENEKVIKNGRIFSLYLKFGEKSPVLKAGKYQLTVGDTIEQIAARMEKGEFYKDDHVVTIPEGFTIEQIATRLEEKKIVSKAAFLKEVNQGVFTQEILKGIPQSDKRIKYRLEGYLFPDTYEFKKGSTAHDVINKMLDQTEEVWNTEWNAKFQQHHLTRHQAITLASIVEREVRVDEERPIVAGVYFNRLAKQMPLQSDATVQYLFGKQKERVTFADLKQVSPYNTYKVKGLPPGPIASPGKKSLEAVANAQKNEYLFYVTKKDGSGGHYFAKTYEEHLKNIERSKGNEK; encoded by the coding sequence GTGCGACAGATAGCGAAGCTTATGGGGGGAATTCTGCTGTTGTTTGCCGTGCTTGTCGGTGGGATGGGCTACTATGTATACAGCGGTCTGCAACCAGTAGAAGAAAACAAAGGGCAGAAGAAAATCATTGAGATTCCACCGAGTTCATCTACAACAGAGATTGGACAGATTTTAGAAAACGAAAAGGTAATTAAAAATGGTCGAATATTTTCTTTGTATTTGAAGTTCGGAGAAAAATCCCCCGTACTGAAAGCAGGGAAATATCAGCTGACCGTTGGGGATACAATTGAGCAGATTGCGGCGAGAATGGAGAAAGGCGAATTTTACAAAGATGATCATGTAGTGACGATTCCAGAAGGATTCACCATTGAGCAGATTGCTACCCGCCTTGAAGAAAAGAAAATTGTGAGCAAGGCTGCATTTTTGAAAGAGGTAAACCAGGGAGTATTTACACAGGAGATTCTTAAAGGAATTCCCCAGTCGGACAAGCGTATCAAGTATCGCTTGGAAGGGTACTTGTTCCCGGATACGTATGAGTTCAAAAAAGGCAGCACAGCACATGATGTGATCAATAAAATGCTGGATCAAACAGAAGAAGTCTGGAACACTGAATGGAATGCGAAGTTCCAACAGCATCATCTTACGCGTCATCAAGCGATTACGCTCGCATCTATTGTGGAGCGGGAAGTGCGTGTCGATGAAGAGCGGCCGATTGTCGCAGGTGTCTACTTCAACCGTCTGGCCAAACAGATGCCGCTGCAGTCAGATGCGACCGTTCAGTATTTGTTCGGCAAGCAAAAAGAGCGGGTTACCTTTGCTGATTTGAAGCAGGTGAGTCCGTATAACACGTATAAAGTGAAAGGGTTACCGCCAGGTCCGATTGCAAGCCCAGGCAAGAAGTCACTCGAGGCTGTAGCGAATGCCCAGAAGAATGAGTATTTGTTCTATGTTACGAAAAAAGACGGCTCTGGTGGGCATTATTTTGCGAAAACGTACGAAGAACATCTGAAAAACATCGAACGTAGCAAAGGGAACGAAAAATAG